A stretch of the Leopardus geoffroyi isolate Oge1 chromosome B2, O.geoffroyi_Oge1_pat1.0, whole genome shotgun sequence genome encodes the following:
- the ENPP5 gene encoding ectonucleotide pyrophosphatase/phosphodiesterase family member 5 encodes MTAKLLWVSFILAALIFSITFSLQPDQQKVLLVSFDGFRWDYLYRVPTPHFHYVMKYGVHVKQVTNIFITKTYPNHYTLVTGLFAENHGIVANDMFDPILNKSFSLDNMTIYDSEFWEEATPIWITNQKAGHSSGAAMWPGADVKIHNSFPTHYMPYNESVSFEDRVAKIIEWFTSKEPINLGLLYWEDPDDMGHHLGPESPLMGPVISDIDKKLGYLIQMLKKAKLWNILNLIITSDHGMTQCSEERVIELDQYLDKDHYILIDQSPVAAILPKEGKFDEVYEALVHSHPNLTVYKKEEIPERWHYKYNSRIQPIIAVADEGWYILQNKSDSFLLGNHGYDNALAEMRPIFLAHGPAFRKNFTKEAMNSTDLYPLLCHLLNITGMPHNGSLRGVQDLLRSTTPGGFPYTQRPTLLRGRVKPREDEHEASYAYFLGVSLGSILVLVFFVIFIKHLIRSQIPASPDMQAEIAQPLLQA; translated from the exons ATGACTGCAAAACTTCTCTGGGTATCCTTCATACTTGCTGCATTAATATTTTCAATTACATTTTCCCTCCAACCAGACCAGCAAAAGGTTCTCCTGGTTTCATTTGATGGATTCCGTTGGGATTACTTATATAGAGTTCCAACACCCCATTTTCATTATGTCATGAAATATGGTGTTCATGTGAAGCAAGTTACTAATATTTTTATCACAAAGACCTACCCTAACCATTATACTTTGGTAACTGGCCTCTTTGCAGAGAATCATGGGATTGTTGCTAATGACATGTTTGATCCTATTCTGAATAAATCTTTCTCCTTGGATAACATGACCATTTATGATTCTGAGTTTTGGGAGGAAGCAACGCCAATATGGATCACAAATCAGAAGGCAGGACATTCTAGTGGTGCAGCCATGTGGCCTGGAGCAGatgtaaaaatacataatagCTTTCCTACTCACTATATGCCTTATAATGAATCTGTCTCATTTGAAGATAGAGTTGCCAAAATTATTGAATGGTTTACATCAAAAGAGCCCATAAATCTCGGTCTTCTTTACTGGGAAGACCCCGATGATATGGGCCACCATTTGGGACCTGAGAGTCCGCTCATGGGGCCTGTCATTTCGGATATTGACAAGAAATTGGGATATCTCATACAAATGCTAAAGAAGGCAAAGTTGTGGAACATTCTGAACCTAATTATCACAAGCGATCACGGAATGACCCAGTGCTCTGAAGAAAGAGTAATAGAACTTGATCAGTATCTGGATAAAGACCACTATATTCTGATCGACCAATCTCCAGTAGCGGCCATCTTGCCAAAAGAAG GTAAATTTGATGAAGTCTATGAAGCACTAGTTCACAGTCATCCTAATCTCACTGTCTACAAAAAAGAGGAGATTCCGGAGAGATGGCATTACAAATACAACAGCCGAATTCAACCGATCATAGCAGTGGCTGATGAAGGGTGGTATATCTTACAGAACAAGTCAGACAGCTTTCTGT TAGGCAACCACGGTTACGATAACGCGTTAGCAGAAATGCGTCCGATATTTTTAGCCCACGGTCCTGCCTTCAGAaagaatttcacaaaagaagCCATGAACTCCACAGATCTGTACCCGCTACTCTGCCACCTGCTGAATATCACTGGCATGCCACACAACGGGTCGTTGAGGGGCGTCCAGGATCTGCTCCGTTCAACGACCCCAGGAGGGTTTCCTTACACGCAGAGGCCCACCCTCCTCCGTGGTAGGGTCAAGCCAAGGGAAGATGAGCACGAGGCGTCGTATGCGTATTTCCTGGGGGTCTCTCTTGGCAGCATTTTGGTTCTcgtattttttgtaattttcatcaaACATTTAATTCGCAGTCAAATACCTGCCTCACCAGATATGCAGGCTGAAATAGCTCAACCATTACTACAAGCCTAA
- the ENPP4 gene encoding bis(5'-adenosyl)-triphosphatase ENPP4 yields the protein MKLLVILLFSGLITGCRGNSSHSLPPKLLLVSFDGFRADYLQNYEFPHLQNFIKEGVLVEHVKNVFITKTFPNHYSIVTGLYEESHGIVANSMYDVITKKHFSDFDDKDPFWWNEAVPIWVTNQLQENRSSAAAMWPGTDVPIHNTTPSYFMNYSSSVSFEERLNNITTWLINSNPPVTFATLYWEEPDASGHKYGPEDKENMYRVLKEIDDLIGELVHKLKVLGLWESLNVIITSDHGMTQCSKDRLINLDRCIDNSSYALIDLTPVAAVLPKINTTEVYNKLKVCSPHMNVYLKEDIPARFHYQHNNRIQPIILVADEGWTIVLNKSLPKLGDHGYDNSLSSMHPFLAAHGPAFHKGYKHNTINSVDIYPMMCHILGLKPRPNNGTFGHTKCLLVDQWCINLPEAIGIVIGALLVLTTLTGLIIIMQNRLSVPRPFSRLQLQEDDDDPLIE from the exons ATGAAGTTATTagtaatacttttattttctggactTATAACTGGTTGTAGAGGTAACTCTTCCCATAGTTTGCCACCCAAGTTACTACTGGTGTCCTTTGATGGTTTCAGAGCTGACTATCTACAGAACTATGAATTTCCCCATCTCCAGAATTTTATCAAAGAAGGAGTCCTGGTGgaacatgttaaaaatgtttttatcacaAAAACATTTCCAAACCACTACAGTATCGTGACAGGCTTGTATGAAGAAAGCCATGGCATTGTGGCTAATTCCATGTATGACGTAATCACgaagaaacatttttctgacTTTGATGACAAGGATCCTTTTTGGTGGAATGAGGCAGTACCTATTTGGGTGACCAATCAGCTTCAGGAAAACAGATCCAGTGCTGCTGCTATGTGGCCTGGTACTGACGTGCCCATTCACAATACCACACCTTCCTATTTTATGAATTATAGCTCTTCAGTGTCATTTGAGGAGAGACTAAATAATATTACCACGTGGCTCATCAATTCAAATCCACCAGTCACCTTTGCAACCCTCTACTGGGAAGAACCAGATGCAAGTGGCCACAAATATGGACCcgaagataaagaaaacatgtacAGAGTGTTGAAAGAAATAGATGACCTTATTGGTGAGCTAGTCCACAAACTCAAGGTGCTAGGATTGTGGGAAAGTCTGAATGTGATCATTACAAGTGATCATGGGATGACCCAGTGCTCTAAGGACAGACTGATCAACTTGGATCGCTGCATTGATAATTCAAGCTATGCTCTTATAGATTTGACTCCAGTTGCTGCTGTACTTcctaaaataa atACAACAGAGGTTTATAACAAACTGAAAGTCTGTAGCCCTCACATGAATGTTTATCTCAAAGAAGACATTCCTGCCAGATTTCATTACCAACATAATAATCGAATTCAGCCTATTATTTTGGTTGCTGATGAAGGCTGGACAATTGTGTTAAATAAATCATTACCAAAAT tagGTGACCATGGTTATGATAATTCTTTGTCTAGTATGCATCCGTTTCTAGCTGCCCACGGACCTGCATTTCACAAAGGCTACAAACACAACACAATTAACAGTGTGGATATTTACCCAATGATGTGCCACATCCTGGGATTAAAACCACGTCCCAATAATGGAACCTTTGGTCACACTAAGTGTTTGTTAGTTGACCAGTGGTGCATTAATCTCCCGGAAGCCATTGGAATTGTTATCGGTGCGCTCTTGGTCTTAACCACGCTAACAGGCCTCATAATAATCATGCAGAATAGACTGTCTGTACCCCGTCCGTTTTCCCGACTTCAGCTGCAAGAGGACGATGATGATCCCCTAATTGAGTAA